In Choristoneura fumiferana chromosome 21, NRCan_CFum_1, whole genome shotgun sequence, a single genomic region encodes these proteins:
- the LOC141439814 gene encoding uncharacterized protein yields MSENYQTVPWFDRNEWLEVYEKIYLAPTISSKQEALETLLVWKTRCPSLPAGIESTLSVLEVHIQDTINAVENDQVLRLAYSSAIMRFVNHMLDAEISKGTSLHQAARVLGVPDWIIDLRHDTAHNNVLPSIEILRDASLISLDWLQCNYWDKHKEFIKDFIVSPKEIDDTDGDKITLLLNFCSSLSICASPRCKIKNLHDIKDTNMREAIVADARDLFGNMLDFSNLKTVSIVSLINLLNSNAKKLLKSKNTTVHVNKALTSEDSLFLSSELLNYLSESDFFYKSKLSFLYVQCFEVLLTFLQKHDLLMDFVLELIKLTQDEDKDCQKCKLAALWVSEILQSLKKSVLFSNKIEGCVQDFTQNKKKKELRLLFNHWFPNEKNSALLLDLHQTIPNEWTDITFIQPIISAYNPYLVYFIQDLLNLVKPSVPKSNAEKIFKLAKLISTSKSNSAQPSSKIYTVDDLQSYGASSALVKNQDVDSDCMEVCEDTSEVRCDIVTEDQFQNGIWQKASHNYNWSTCPIGLLPWQMQNETSKC; encoded by the exons ATGAGTGAGAATTATCAAACCGTGCCCTGGTTCGATCGTAACGAGTGGTTAGAAGTGTACGAAAAAATTTATTTAGCACCCACAATTTCGAGTAAACAAGAAGCTCTTGAAACACTATTAGTATGGAAAACTAGATGTCCGTCGCTGCCTGCTGGTATAGAATCCACGCTTTCTGTACTCGAAGTTCATATTCAAGATACCATAAATGCCGTAGAAAATGACCAAGTTCTGCGCTTGGCTTATTCTTCAGCAATTATGCGATTTGTAAATCACATGCTGGACGCCGAAATATCAAAGGGCACTAGTTTGCATCAAGCAGCAAGAGTTTTAGGTGTTCCAGATTGGATAATTGATCTTAGACATGACACTGCACATAATAATGTATTACCATCTATTGAGATACTGAGAGATGCGTCATTAATTAGTCTGGATTGGCTGCAATGCAATTATTGGGACAAACATAAAGAATTTATAAAAGACTTCATTGTCAGCCCAAAGGAAATTGATGACACAGATGGAGATAAAATTACTCTCCTACTGAACTTTTGTTCATCATTAAGTATATGTGCTAGTCcaagatgtaaaataaaaaacttacatgaCATTAAAGATACTAATATGCGAGAAGCAATTGTGGCTGATGCGAGAGACCTATTTGGCAATATGTTGGATTTTTCTAACCTCAAGACTGTGTCAATAGTGTCGTTGATCAATCTGTTGAACTCCAACGCTAAGAAGCTGCTCAAGTCAAAGAACACAACAGTCCATGTGAACAAAGCTTTGACCAGTGAAGATTCACTTTTTCTCTCATCTGAACTTTTGAATTATCTAAGTGAATCAGACTTCTTCTATAAAAGCAAGCTAAGTTTTCTATATGTTCAGTGTTTTGAAGTACTTCTTACATTTCTACAAAAGCATGATTTATTAATGGACTTTGTTTTGGAACTAATTAAACTAACTCAAGATGAGGATAAAGACTGCCAAAAGTGCAAACTTGCTGCCCTCTGGGTATCAGAAATATTACAGTCGTTAAAGAAGTCAGTCTTATTCAGCAATAAGATAGAAGG aTGTGTTCAAGATTTCACACAAAATAAGAAGAAGAAGGAATTAAGATTGTTGTTCAATCACTGGTTTCCAAATGAAAAGAACAGTGCACTGTTACTGGACTTGCACCAAACCATCCCCAATGAATGGACAGACATAACATTTATCCAACCCATTATTTCAGCTTATAATCCTTACcttgtatattttattcaagATTTACTGAATTTAGTTAAGCCAAGTGTACCTAAAAGTAATGCAGAGAAAATTTTTAAGTTGGCAAAACTGATTTCAACTTCCAAATCCAATTCAGCACAACCTTCGTCAAAAATATACACAGTGGATGACTTGCAATCATATGGAGCAAGTAGTGCATTGGTTAAGAATCAGGATGTAGATTCAGATTGCATGGAAGTGTGTGAAGACACTTCTGAAGTAAGATGTGACATAGTTACAGAAGATCAGTTCCAGAATGGTATCTGGCAGAAAGCTTCTCATAATTATAATTGGTCCACATGTCCTATTGGGCTTTTGCCATGGCAAATGCAGAATGAGACTTCTAAATgttaa